One window of the Perca flavescens isolate YP-PL-M2 chromosome 16, PFLA_1.0, whole genome shotgun sequence genome contains the following:
- the fut7 gene encoding alpha-(1,3)-fucosyltransferase 7, whose translation MKTLLSSTKKGLLLVFLCVLPLWLLNGWPEGFQALTAINHSNSHNCSSSRNVTILLWYWPFGRSFNLRGDVCWDLYRIPRCRLVDQRSLFPSADVVVFHNTELALGRQKLPLDLPRPQGQRWAWMSLEASNNKRKLQQYANIFNMTITYRRDADITVPYGELLPKEAEGHLVEEVPLNKSFLVCWVVSNYMSHHKRSKLYKQLNGLVPVKVYGHWTKTPLPSSSLLPTISRCYFYLAFENSAAKDYITEKLWRNAYQGGAVPVVLGPSIGDYKAVAPPHSFIHVDEFASVKDLGKYLQQLAEDKKRYSEYFSWKHEWRVKLYTDWRERLCKICSQYNCLLQEKVYSNLEAWVNNT comes from the coding sequence ATGAAGACTTTACTCAGCTCAACAAAGAAGGGCCTCCTCCTcgtttttctctgtgttttacCGCTGTGGCTTCTTAATGGATGGCCGGAAGGATTCCAGGCCCTGACCGCCATAAATCATTCCAACTCCCATAACTGTAGCAGCAGTAGAAACGTCACCATCCTGCTGTGGTACTGGCCCTTTGGCAGGTCATTCAACCTGAGAGGTGACGTGTGCTGGGACCTCTACCGCATCCCTCGCTGTAGACTGGTGGACCAGCGCTCCTTGTTCCCCTCAGCTGATGTGGTGGTGTTCCACAACACAGAGCTGGCACTGGGACGCCAAAAGCTGCCCCTTGACCTTCCACGGCCGCAGGGCCAGAGGTGGGCTTGGATGTCCTTGGAAGCCTCTAATAATAAGAGAAAGTTGCAGCAGTATGCAAATATCTTCAACATGACCATAACCTACCGGAGGGATGCTGATATCACTGTACCCTATGGGGAGCTTCTACCAAAGGAGGCTGAAGGACATCTGGTGGAAGAAGTCCCTCTGAATAAGAGCTTCCTGGTTTGTTGGGTGGTCAGCAACTACATGAGTCACCACAAAAGAAGCAAATTGTACAAACAGCTCAATGGCTTAGTTCCAGTGAAGGTTTACGGTCATTGGACAAAGACACCCCTTCCCTCCAGCAGCCTCTTACCTACAATCTCTCGCTGCTACTTCTATTTGGCTTTTGAGAACTCCGCCGCCAAAGATTACATCACAGAGAAGCTGTGGAGGAATGCTTACCAAGGCGGGGCTGTGCCTGTGGTCCTGGGACCGTCAATAGGCGACTACAAAGCTGTGGCTCCACCTCATTCTTTCATCCATGTTGATGAGTTTGCATCGGTCAAAGATCTAGGAAAGTATCTACAACAGCTTGCAGAAGACAAAAAACGCTACAGTGAATATTTTTCCTGGAAACATGAGTGGAGAGTAAAGCTGTACACAGACTGGAGGGAGAGACTGTGTAAGATCTGCTCACAGTACAACTGTTTACTTCAGGAGAAAGTTTACTCCAACCTAGAGGCCTGGGTCAATAACACTTGA